The Alkalihalophilus pseudofirmus nucleotide sequence ATAGTTGCATCCAAATTTGTTTTAATGACTGCTAATCGAGTATCTAATGTTTCGTTTGCTACAGTGACACTTGAGTCTAACCAATCATTAAGAACACTGAATGTTATCTCTAAATCTCTTTGTATAATCAAGCTTGAATCAAGTTCAGTTTTACTAACAGTAATTGTAGAGTCTAGGCTTTCTCTAGTGACATGAATTTCAGTATCAAGAGCACCTTGCTCCATAACCTCTAATTGAGTATTAATATCTTCAGCATGAGGAATGAGCACTTCTAAGTTGCTGTTTAAATCGTTGTAGTGATGAATGTCAACATTTGATATTAATTCAGAAGTAGGTGAAACCTCAATATTTGCACTTAGATTATCCCTATTAACTGCTACGCTACTCTCCACGCCACCTTGCTCAATAACTTCAAGATTCGTGTTTAAATCATTGTAAAATGGAATAGTTGCACTGAATGAAGAGTCCAAATCTGAATATTGAGTAACTTCAACAGAGCTTTCAATTTCATGATTAGGCGAGATGTGAAGTTGAGTTTCTAACTCTTCATAGTTTCTTCTTTCAATAGTAACTGATGAATCAAAATCGTTTTGTAAAACAAATACAGTACCCTCTAATTCTTTCCACTCTGTAACATCAATTGTGGAAACAAAACTTTCCTCATCATGCTTCTGAATAGAGATATTCGTGTCTAGGTCGGCATTGTCTGATTCATATACATTAATCTTTAAAGTAAGATCGTCATACCAAGTAACATCAATAGCCGTTCTTAAATCAATATCTTGTTCTCTTTTAACTATCAACTCACCAGATAAATCTTCTACGTCATTGAGCCTAACATTTACATTTGATTCAATGTCGTATGCATGCAGTATTTCAATCTCAACCTCTAGTGTATCTTTGTTGATTGCTATTGTTCCGACTAAATCAACTTCGCTATCTTTATTAACTATTAATTCACTTTCCAATTCCTTATAATTAGTGACTTCGATTTTACTGTCAAAATAAGGTTGAAGTACATAGAATGAGTTTTCTAAATCAACATTGTCATTTCTACTTATATAGAATGATGAGGTAACATCTTGTTCTGACTCTCTATGTACTACTAATCCTGCATCCATATAGTGTTTAGATATATTGAATGTATTAGGGAAGTCGTTGGCTTGATTAATTAATGTAGAGAAAGTGGCGGCTAGTTCAGTTTCTGCTCCAACAAAGACAGAGCAGTCAAGATTTTGTTTATTTACATCAAATCCTGCACTCATTTCACCACGTATACGAACGTGAGTAGATGATTCTAAATCAACATCTCCCTCGTAGCGGAACACATCTAGAGAGGATTGCATATCTGAGCTATCAGGATGGGTAACTCTAACACCTGCATTTACTTCTATACCGCCATAACTAGGAGGGCTTAGAACAAAATACTCATAATCTATAATAGGAGAATAAATAGACTCTCTTGAAAAGAATCGTTTTGTTTGCGTTATTGATTCATCATCTGAGACTAATATAAACCCATAGCTATAGCCTTCTTCATTCTTCCATTGATTAGCTATGTGAGTTATATCAAACTCTAAAATTCTTTTACTTCGAACAGAATCACTAATCTCAGCTATTAGCTCTCCTTGTTCGGGTTGATTTGCCCACGTAACACCTTGCTCAGACCAGTGACTCTTTGCTGCATATAATTTTATGTTTGGAATGAATTCCGCTAAATCAGACGTATGCAGCTTTAGTATTGCCTTTGTTATTTCAATATCTGGTACAAGGTCATCGTTATTAAACTCAATAAATGTACGATAGGTGTCATTTGATAATGGTTGCTTACCAATCAATAAATCTTGAGCTTTTCCGTAATTAAAGAAAGGAAGAGAGGAGCGAATAAAAGCATCTTTAATAGGTGTAATAGCATCTTGCTCAATAATATTCTCAACAATATCAATGCGACCTTGCATTCTAGTATGCTTGTTTACAATGAATTGCGAGTCTAAATCTTTTGGTTTGGTTATAACGAAGCCAGAATCTAACTCCTCAACACTATCAATTCTGACACGTCCATACATTTTATTTTCAGGATGGAAATATAACTCTCCATCCTCATTCTGATGCCAACCCATCTCCTCTCACATCCTTTCCATTGTATTGGAATTATAGAGGTTTGGCTTTTGCATGTATCTCAAATGTACCACCAGAACTTGACGAAGATGTTGAGGAGGAAACAGACACATAGAATGTTAGCGAATCATTTTCTGGTATCACACTGTCACCATAGGCTAATTTTGACGATGGTAAAAATGGTAGATTGAGTTTACTTAGGTTGACCGAATATCCCGTTGGAGGAGGGTTTAGAGCTATTTCTAAGTCATCTACCGCAAAACCTGTATGGTTCTCTAGTGTGATACGTCTAGGTTCGGTTATCTGACCAGCTACAATAATCCCAAAATCTAAGAATTTAAGGATATCTCCTTTATCAGTTGAGTAATACTCACCATTCTCATTTTTGAACATTAGCCCTCGATACTTACCTATAATCCCTTCGATATCTTTTTTTAGTATAGCTCCCATTTCATCTTTGATTTCTATAGTAATTTTATTCTCTTCTCCAAGAATTAAATCATCACTTGACCATACATATCTAATTTCTTTAGGGGTGTCAAAGTAGCTAGAGTAGGTAGGATCAGAAGATGCTGTTTTAGGAAATACTTGAACATTATTGATTAGTATGCGGTATTGAATTTTATCTCCATCGCTATCAATGACTGTTCCAGTTAAACTCCAATCATCATGTGTGAATAGGCTAAAGAATGGTTTTTCATTTACTAGTTCAAAGATGATCGGAGGACTTGTTGATTGTAACCCTCTATCATCCTCAGCTAAGATAGTTAAAGCATTACTACCTGTAGCAAAGTCTGAGAATTGGAATATTTGATAAATATCTACTTTCTCATCAATCTTCGTCCATTCTGACCATCCATCGCCTGTTTTCATAATAGACTGACCATTAAGTAGCATTTGATACCTAAAACTATCTCCTTCTAAGTCCTCAATTGTTGCTTGAAACACAGCATTACTTCTACCAATTTCTTCAGGTGTCATTCTCATGTTCTTAATAGCAGGGGGTTCATTGCTCGGAAATGCTACAGTGAAAC carries:
- a CDS encoding DNRLRE domain-containing protein; protein product: MGWHQNEDGELYFHPENKMYGRVRIDSVEELDSGFVITKPKDLDSQFIVNKHTRMQGRIDIVENIIEQDAITPIKDAFIRSSLPFFNYGKAQDLLIGKQPLSNDTYRTFIEFNNDDLVPDIEITKAILKLHTSDLAEFIPNIKLYAAKSHWSEQGVTWANQPEQGELIAEISDSVRSKRILEFDITHIANQWKNEEGYSYGFILVSDDESITQTKRFFSRESIYSPIIDYEYFVLSPPSYGGIEVNAGVRVTHPDSSDMQSSLDVFRYEGDVDLESSTHVRIRGEMSAGFDVNKQNLDCSVFVGAETELAATFSTLINQANDFPNTFNISKHYMDAGLVVHRESEQDVTSSFYISRNDNVDLENSFYVLQPYFDSKIEVTNYKELESELIVNKDSEVDLVGTIAINKDTLEVEIEILHAYDIESNVNVRLNDVEDLSGELIVKREQDIDLRTAIDVTWYDDLTLKINVYESDNADLDTNISIQKHDEESFVSTIDVTEWKELEGTVFVLQNDFDSSVTIERRNYEELETQLHISPNHEIESSVEVTQYSDLDSSFSATIPFYNDLNTNLEVIEQGGVESSVAVNRDNLSANIEVSPTSELISNVDIHHYNDLNSNLEVLIPHAEDINTQLEVMEQGALDTEIHVTRESLDSTITVSKTELDSSLIIQRDLEITFSVLNDWLDSSVTVANETLDTRLAVIKTNLDATIDVIGIGSEDIHSSFYSHYPYDAGATVSVPYNNSMHGKVRFEQFDELDAAFTVVKDIDKELNAELGIFPHNRMQGKTEIIHPEPIQKSITPIRDAFVRSGNPYMNYGDTMDMLSGVNFSGEIFRSFIQFDISKLPTNIQFDEAKLVLTLPNALPINYTIGLYGVSAGWNEYGITYINQPNATELIKTFSGVPLANNRIEFDLMEIIEDWYKNETYRNGFVIKLIDESNTQNTRFFTRESHYSPFISLSYYDLTTKNHLVGDVDSGFTVINHQEEELNAELHVETYQRDHDFYSEINVQNGSYLDSEIVVERQNLNAAIYIPNQDDAELHTTFSIIDRRIDEIESMQTVSKPFFDTSLIVHRNADSDLDGRIQTLLPADSDFDVSFIISTQDEYDILSGLSINRAAFDTEITVSPTEDLGTTIDVLNKSEDDIHTTFESVYIDDLDSIFEVVNNGVIDSSVTVLQEDDDELEVVITVSPASDIQSSLFVSPESNLNAEFRVSREDDTEIESEIEVTQVFSLGAELIVNDEAENDFNSIIEVIEPSIRDLDSEIDVGSYQTLNSQLYVPHSDLESTTTINLISKEDLPSSVLVRLPEVESELAASIGVVLDDEDSINTSITVLSRGIQEIESSIIISTEDDLHLTFEVRQAIGYAFIF